A stretch of Camelina sativa cultivar DH55 chromosome 18, Cs, whole genome shotgun sequence DNA encodes these proteins:
- the LOC104760132 gene encoding RING-H2 finger protein ATL79 — translation MRLLVEEVASPLSSAATPTCNSHTCRWKPYSNSTDFTANASVLLILLVSALICALSLYAAIRCFLRPTLETNEDHKPDDPEAAASSAAPTPTLVYSSDLELAGAEAECAICLSEFEQGESIQVLEKCQHGFHVKCIHKWLSSRSSCPTCRTSIFPQHSETPSSQINA, via the coding sequence ATGCGGTTGCTAGTTGAAGAAGTAGCTTCACCACTGTCCTCTGCTGCAACTCCAACGTGTAACTCTCATACTTGCAGATGGAAGCCTTACTCCAACTCTACTGACTTCACAGCCAACGCATCAGTTCTTCTCATCCTTCTCGTCTCAGCTCTCATATGTGCTCTCTCCCTCTACGCTGCAATCCGTTGCTTTCTCCGGCCAACCCTCGAGACTAACGAAGACCACAAGCCTGATGACCCTGAGGCAGCTGCTTCATCCGCTGCACCAACTCCTACGCTTGTCTACTCATCCGACCTTGAGCTTGCAGGAGCTGAAGCAGAGTGTGCCATTTGCTTGTCGGAGTTCGAACAAGGAGAGAGCATCCAAGTGCTGGAGAAATGTCAGCATGGTTTCCATGTCAAGTGTATCCACAAATGGCTCTCTTCTCGCTCCTCCTGTCCCACTTGCCGAACTTCTATCTTCCCACAACACTCGGAAACTCCTTCCAGCCAGATCAATGCTtag
- the LOC104760134 gene encoding NADH dehydrogenase [ubiquinone] 1 beta subcomplex subunit 8, mitochondrial, giving the protein MAGRLSGVASRIMGGNGVVARSVGSSLRQRSGMGLPVGKHIVPNKPLSVNDELMWDNGTAFPEPCIDRIADTVGKYEALAWLSGGLGFFAALGLLAVFNDKASTVPFTPRVYPYDNLRVELGGEP; this is encoded by the exons atggctgGAAGATTGAGCGGTGTGGCATCACGAATCATGGGTGGAAACGGCGTCGTCGCCAGATCCGTCGGGTCTTCACTTCGTCAACGCTCCGGAATGGGTCTCCCCGTCGGCAAACACATCGTCCCCAATAAGCCT CTTTCGGTTAACGACGAGCTCATGTGGGACAACGGGACTGCCTTTCCCGAACCTTGCATTGATCGTATTGCTGATACCGTCGGAAAG TATGAAGCATTGGCATGGTTGAGTGGCGGTCTAGGGTTCTTTGCGGCTCTTGGTCTGCTCGCTGTTTTCAACGACAAAGCTTCCACAGTTCCTTTT aCACCAAGAGTGTACCCTTATGACAACCTGAGAGTTGAGCTTGGAGGAGAGCCATAG
- the LOC104760133 gene encoding 14.7 kDa heat shock protein-like, with translation MESNAGSSDENSSPTPLRNPFQKSGSQAVYEVSVTKNACVMRVDMPGCPESDLNYWVDTVGNNVHFYADEPAMPEYENAGRKYGGSMVVNPEAFDVNKATVKLINGVLWISVPKIPGSKASIGVVNQKIIRLPIEPHHRT, from the exons ATGGAATCGAACGCAGGCAGCTCCGACGAGAACAGTTCTCCGACTCCAT TGAGGAACCCATTTCAGAAAAGTGGGAGTCAGGCGGTGTACGAGGTGAGTGTGACGAAGAACGCATGCGTGATGAGAGTCGACATGCCTGGGTGTCCCGAGTCAGACCTCAACTACTGGGTCGACACCGTAGGCAACAACGTGCACTTCTACGCCGACGAACCAGCCATGCCCGAGTACGAAAACGCCGGACGCAAGTACGGAGGCTCCATGGTGGTCAACCCAGAGGCGTTCGACGTGAATAAAGCTACGGTGAAGCTTATCAACGGAGTGCTCTGGATCAGCGTCCCTAAGATCCCCGGCTCAAAGGCCTCCATTGGTGTCGTTAATCAGAAGATCATTCGTTTACCGATTGAACCACATCATCGCACATGA
- the LOC104763001 gene encoding uncharacterized protein LOC104763001, with the protein MEAFYATNNQFQKAGPKGFVEVKVLENDKVYVRVDLPGVPDDAVRLRVDAVRQKVVFFSDETVHDMDGVREYSGTAVLGCDCCEITGLEDVKMKDGVLRMILSRSRVKVNKDQQNHNNNDKCTLTVPPFTGQSGIRLEDHPYIVKGRKGVLFGTAIVGTGLYYAADLPSVYKDDVQVDVYENGIRFKAEIKDAYEHDGSGRTYVGLIISPPSRFLPVVSSHTISWDVEFGVLKIVVIPPGNNNNNNNAG; encoded by the exons atgg AGGCATTCTATGCGACGAACAATCAGTTCCAGAAAGCGGGTCCAAAGGGTTTCGTTGAAGTGAAGGTTCTGGAGAATGACAAGGTCTATGTCCGTGTGGACTTGCCCGGTGTTC CTGACGACGCCGTTCGCCTCAGAGTTGACGCCGTTAGACAAAAGGTTGTGTTTTTCTCCGACGAGACTGTCCACGACATGGACGGCGTGCGTGAGTACTCTGGAACAGCAGTTCTTGGCTGTGACTGCTGCGAGATCACTGGCCTGGAGGATGTCAAAATGAAAGATGGTGTTTTGAGGATGATTCTCTCAAGGTCAAGGGTTAAGGTGAACAAGGATCAACAGaaccacaacaacaacgacaagtGTACTCTCACCGTGCCTCCTTTCACAG GCCAATCCGGGATACGTTTGGAGGATCATCCGTACATAGTGAAAGGTCGCAAGGGAGTACTGTTTGGTACTGCAATAGTGGGAACAGGGCTTTACTATGCAGCAGACTTGCCAAGTGTTTATAAGGATGATGTACAAGTTGATGTGTATGAGAATGGAATCAGATTCAAAGCTGAGATCAAGGACGCGTATGAGCATGATGGGAGCGGACGAACCTACGTAGGATTGATCATAAGTCCTCCTTCCAGATTTCTACCTGTAGTTTCAAGCCACACCATCAGTTGGGATGTAGAATTTGGTGTTCTCAAGATTGTTGTTATACCTCctggcaacaacaacaacaacaacaacgctGGCTAG
- the LOC104763000 gene encoding uncharacterized protein LOC104763000, with protein MESYRDLINNNKVVLDDGNYGFWKSRIKSIIGGIDRLAWKIVIEKWEEPTIKDESCNRIPKPESDWTDEEQKKPKFNSRALSAIHCSVGRKQFELIQRCETAKEAWDILQIHYEGTTKVQSSKKDMLASRFENLKMEEHESISDFSSNLSALAQEALTFRKTYKDQKLVKKFLRCLPPRFMGYNTALTVSQDLDNLSYSEVVGMLQAHEMKLNGIKKPKGIALAVSKDITDQGEEDVVSLLVRRFDRALRRIERGQGPRKSNSFKKTSEDKKVDMQCHECKGYGHFIRECPTIKLRDGKCTMCKGTGHTHEECVSNSKAKKEKSMISIENESDNDCSSEEELINLVAMVGITEFENEEEVTDSESEGEEVLGIVQNYKEVRNTLITLGKENQGLVKEKLRLEALVMSLQDELTNEKKIAKDSLDLMKEKLILSAKADKLEE; from the coding sequence ATGGAGAGCTACAGAGAtctgatcaacaacaacaaggttgTTTTGGATGATGGAAACTATGGGTTTTGGAAGTCAAGGATTAAATCTATCATCGGAGGTATTGATCGTCTGGCTTGGAAGATTGTTATAGAAAAGTGGGAGGAACCGACAATCAAAGATGAATCATGCAATCGAATTCCTAAACCGGAGTCAGACTGGACCGATGAAGAGCAAAAGAAACCAAAGTTCAACTCAAGAGCCTTAAGTGCTATTCATTGTAGTGTTGGAAGAAAACAGTTCGAATTGATTCAAAGATGTGAAACTGCTAAAGAGGCATGGGATATCCTTCAAATTCATTATGAAGGTACAACAAAAGTACAAAGTTCAAAAAAAGACATGTTGGCCTCTAGATTTGAGAATCTAAAGATGGAGGAGCATGAATCAATTTCAGACTTTAGCTCAAATTTGAGTGCTCTAGCACAAGAAGCTCTAACTTTTAGGAAAACTTATAAGGATCAGAAGTTAGtcaaaaagtttttaaggtGTCTCCCACCAAGATTCATGGGATACAATACAGCCTTAACTGTCTCTCAAGATTTAGACAACCTGAGTTATAGCGAAGTGGTTGGAATGTTACAAGCACACGAGATGAAACTTAATggaattaagaaaccaaaaggaaTAGCTTTAGCAGTTAGCAAAGACATAACTgaccaaggagaagaagatgttgtgaGCTTGTTGGTAAGAAGATTTGATCGAGCTTTACGAAGAATAGAACGAGGTCAAGGTCCAAGGAAGAGCAACTCTTTCAAAAAGACGAGTGAAGACAAAAAGGTAGATATGCAATGTCATGAGTGTAAAGGATATGGCCATTTTATTCGAGAGTGTCCAACAATCAAGTTGCGAGATGGAAAGTGCACAATGTGCAAGGGTACTGGACACACCCATGAAGAGTGTGTGAGTAATTCTAAAGCTAAGAAAGAGAAATCTATGATTAGCATTGAGAATGAATCAGACAATGACTGCAGCAGTGAAGAAGAGCTCATCAATTTAGTAGCTATGGTAGGAATCACTGAATTTGAGAATGAGGAAGAGGTaactgattcagaatcagaaggagaagaagttctTGGCATCGTTCAGAATTACAAAGAAGTGCGAAATACACTTATTACTCTTGGGAAGGAAAATCAAGGGTTGGTAAAAGAAAAACTTCGTCTAGAAGCACTTGTTATGTCTTTGCAAGATGaattaacaaatgaaaaaaagattGCTAAGGATTCGCTAGATTTGATGAAAGAGAAGTTGATTTTATCAGCAAAAGCAGACAAGTTGGAAGAATAG
- the LOC104760130 gene encoding heterogeneous nuclear ribonucleoprotein 1, translated as MEMESCKLFIGGISWETSEDRLREYFQSFGEVLEAVIMKDRATGRARGFGFVVFAHPNVAERVVLLRHIIDGKIVEAKKAVPRDDHAVMNKSNSSLQGSPGPSNTKKIFVGGLASSVTEAEFKKYFAQFGMITDVVVMYDHRTQRPRGFGFISYDSEEAVDKVLQKTFHELNGKMVEVKLAVPKDMALNTMRNQLNVNSFGSSRISSLLNEYTQGFSPSPISGYGVKPEVRYSPAVGNRGGFSPFGHGYGIELNFDQTQNYGSGSSGGFGRPFSPGYAASLNRYGNQMESGGASVGNGSVLNAATKNHLWGNGGLGYMSNSPISRSSFNGNSGMPSLGSIGDNWGAAARARSGYHGERGGVGLEAMREVHVGGYSSGSSSLEADSLYSDSMWLSLPAKSEEGLGMGALDFMSRGPAGYINRQPNGGIAA; from the exons ATGGAAATGGAATCATGTAAGCTCTTCATCGGTGGGATATCTTGGGAAACCAGCGAAGATCGTCTTCGTGAGTATTTTCAGAGTTTTGGTGAGGTTTTAGAGGCTGTCATCATGAAAGATCGAGCCACTGGTCGTGCTCGTGGCTTTGGTTTCGTTGTCTTTGCTCATCCCAATGTTGCTGAGAGAGTCGTTTTGCTTAGACATATTATCGATGGCAAAATT GTTGAGGCTAAGAAGGCAGTTCCAAGAGATGATCACGCAGTCATGAACAAAAGTAACAGCAGCCTTCAGGGATCACCTGGCCCATCTAACACCAAGAAGATCTTTGTGGGGGGTTTGGCATCCTCGGTGACAGAGGCTGAGTTCAAAAAGTATTTTGCTCAGTTTGGTATGATCACTGATGTTGTGGTGATGTATGACCACAGAACTCAGCGACCTAGAGGCTTTGGGTTCATCTCGTATGACTCTGAGGAAGCTGTCGACAAAGTGCTCCAGAAGACATTCCACGAACTCAATGGTAAGATGGTGGAGGTCAAACTGGCTGTTCCTAAGGATATGGCTCTCAACACAATGCGGAACCAACTGAATGTAAATAGCTTTGGCAGTAGTAGAATCAGCTCGTTACTGAATGAGTACACCCAAGGGTTCAGCCCGAGTCCAATCTCTGGTTATGGAGTAAAACCTGAAGTTAGGTACAGTCCAGCAGTAGGTAATAGGGGAGGATTCTCACCGTTTGGACATGGATATGGAATCGAGCTCAATTTTGACCAGACTCAGAACTATGGATCTGGTTCTAGCGGAGGCTTTGGTCGACCCTTCAGCCCTGGATATGCTGCGAGTCTCAACAGGTACGGTAACCAGATGGAGTCGGGAGGAGCTAGTGTCGGGAATGGTTCTGTGCTAAATGCAGCAACAAAGAACCATTTGTGGGGAAATGGTGGTCTTGGTTACATGTCAAACTCGCCGATATCAAGAAGCAGCTTTAATGGAAACTCTGGAATGCCTTCACTAGGCAGCATCGGAGACAACTGGGGAGCAGCTGCACGTGCACGTAGTGGCTACCACGGTGAGAGAGGAGGCGTAGGATTAGAAGCAATGAGAGAAGTTCATGTTGGTGGTTACAGCAGCGGCTCAAGTAGCTTGGAGGCAGACTCTCTGTACAGCGACTCAATGTGGCTTTCACTGCCTGCGAAGTCAGAGGAAGGATTGGGGATGGGAGCATTGGACTTCATGTCTAGAGGACCAGCTGGATACATCAACAGGCAACCAAACGGAG GCATTGCAGCTTAG